One region of Paucibacter aquatile genomic DNA includes:
- a CDS encoding PEP-CTERM sorting domain-containing protein translates to MNGGGFGGVNGNANTAQQGILSSTLGFVNSGFQVQAGDKVQVTASGTLCLSGNAGCGDANGQVMQGLGNGTAHFTGLNNLFGALVGSIVGDDSGNFQAFDAADVANGISQSSLFALGTNVQFTATRSGRLYLGVSDSAFWDNAGAGFEVTLSRIPSGNQVPEPSSWALAGLALFAAFAARRRSA, encoded by the coding sequence ATGAACGGCGGCGGCTTCGGTGGCGTCAATGGCAATGCCAACACCGCGCAGCAAGGCATCCTGTCTTCGACCCTGGGCTTCGTCAACAGCGGGTTTCAAGTCCAGGCCGGCGACAAAGTGCAGGTCACGGCAAGCGGCACCCTGTGCCTGAGTGGCAATGCGGGCTGTGGCGACGCGAACGGGCAAGTGATGCAGGGTCTTGGCAACGGGACGGCGCACTTCACGGGGCTGAACAATCTCTTCGGCGCCTTGGTCGGCAGCATTGTTGGCGACGACAGTGGCAACTTCCAGGCCTTTGATGCCGCCGACGTGGCAAACGGTATCTCGCAAAGCTCCTTGTTCGCTCTCGGTACGAACGTGCAGTTCACCGCGACCCGCAGCGGCCGCCTCTACCTGGGTGTGAGCGATTCGGCCTTCTGGGACAACGCGGGCGCTGGCTTCGAAGTGACGCTGTCGCGCATCCCTTCGGGCAATCAAGTGCCCGAGCCCTCGTCCTGGGCACTGGCCGGGCTGGCTCTGTTTGCAGCCTTCGCTGCACGCCGCCGCAGCGCCTGA
- a CDS encoding pirin family protein codes for MSSSHSSTPAAPFDRIHARRTELGEGLTIRRALPTAQRRRVGAWCFLDHIGPVQFEGQALANGGLHVGGHPHIGLQTFTWMIEGEILHRDSLGSEQLIRPGEVNLMTAGHGIVHTEDAPAGTARIHAAQLWIALPPGEEDRPPAFEHHASLPRWQEQGAQWTLLAGSHADRTAPPRVYTPLLGLEIHAPNEAVELQLELRGDFEHGLLPLEGELGLAGETLGTGELAYLAPGQAPASIRLSAGGRLLLLGGEPFPAEIEMWWNFVGLSREAVAQAQADWDAQREAGGPRFGLVQGDEGRRLVAPRLPASGY; via the coding sequence ATGAGCAGCAGCCACAGCAGCACCCCCGCCGCCCCCTTCGACCGCATCCACGCCCGCCGCACCGAGCTGGGCGAGGGCCTGACCATACGCCGCGCCCTGCCGACGGCGCAGCGGCGCCGCGTGGGTGCCTGGTGTTTTCTCGACCACATCGGGCCCGTGCAGTTTGAGGGTCAGGCGCTGGCGAACGGCGGCCTGCATGTCGGCGGCCACCCGCACATCGGCCTGCAGACCTTCACCTGGATGATCGAAGGCGAGATCCTGCACCGCGACAGCCTGGGCAGCGAGCAGCTGATCCGGCCTGGCGAGGTGAACCTGATGACGGCCGGCCACGGCATCGTCCACACCGAGGATGCGCCGGCCGGCACCGCGCGCATCCACGCCGCCCAGCTCTGGATCGCCCTGCCCCCGGGCGAGGAAGACCGGCCGCCGGCCTTCGAGCACCATGCCAGCCTGCCGCGCTGGCAGGAGCAGGGCGCGCAATGGACCCTGCTGGCCGGCAGCCACGCCGACCGCACGGCGCCGCCGCGGGTCTACACGCCGCTGCTGGGCCTGGAGATCCATGCACCGAACGAAGCCGTCGAGCTGCAGTTGGAGCTGCGCGGCGATTTCGAGCATGGCCTGCTGCCGCTGGAAGGCGAGCTGGGCCTGGCCGGCGAGACCCTGGGCACGGGCGAGCTGGCCTATCTGGCGCCGGGGCAGGCGCCCGCGTCCATTCGCCTCAGCGCCGGCGGCCGCCTTCTGCTGCTGGGCGGCGAGCCCTTCCCGGCCGAGATCGAAATGTGGTGGAACTTCGTCGGCCTCAGCCGCGAGGCGGTGGCCCAGGCGCAGGCCGATTGGGATGCGCAGCGCGAAGCCGGCGGCCCGCGCTTCGGCCTCGTACAAGGTGACGAGGGCCGGCGCCTGGTGGCCCCGCGCCTGCCGGCCAGCGGCTACTGA
- a CDS encoding metallophosphoesterase family protein, producing the protein MKVAFTSCMSVQVYPQQPVWDWIAAAQPDRLLLLGDSVYLDVEAPKPPRQMSNNEFAQHLHHRWSSQLAQKQFRALLAQLGPGRTHAIWDDHDFLWDNACGAAIRAQPPQSSKIPLSNAFFKAFRAALDAPDGFPVAYTDPVFWNPQEPAPATPSLQLEADLWLHLSDGRSWRTETTFVAQDKRQLLGAAQRNKFGKAIAANPQALHLFANGSTSKDWKNYPNDWEWLKAQAAQQRTLLLSGDVHHNDVDAFHTGGLPLHEVTSSGAAVRDAVVVGKKEQNHGMLEISADTVEIRLFHKNVEQSELRRELSRQSWLPVA; encoded by the coding sequence ATGAAAGTTGCCTTTACTTCCTGCATGTCGGTACAGGTATATCCTCAGCAGCCGGTGTGGGACTGGATCGCCGCCGCCCAGCCGGATCGCCTACTGCTACTGGGCGACTCGGTCTACCTGGACGTCGAAGCCCCCAAGCCTCCCAGGCAGATGAGCAACAACGAGTTCGCGCAACATCTGCACCATCGCTGGAGCAGCCAGCTGGCGCAGAAGCAATTCCGTGCCTTGCTCGCCCAGCTGGGCCCGGGCCGCACCCATGCGATATGGGACGACCACGACTTTCTCTGGGACAACGCCTGCGGCGCGGCGATCCGCGCTCAGCCGCCGCAGAGCAGCAAGATCCCCCTCAGCAACGCCTTCTTCAAGGCCTTCCGCGCCGCGCTCGACGCCCCCGACGGTTTCCCGGTCGCCTACACCGATCCGGTGTTCTGGAACCCTCAGGAGCCCGCGCCCGCCACCCCCAGCCTGCAGCTTGAGGCGGATCTATGGCTACACCTCAGCGACGGACGCAGCTGGCGCACCGAAACCACCTTCGTGGCGCAAGACAAACGCCAGCTGCTGGGCGCGGCACAGCGCAACAAGTTCGGTAAGGCCATCGCGGCCAATCCGCAGGCCTTGCACCTGTTTGCCAATGGCTCCACCTCCAAGGATTGGAAGAACTACCCGAACGACTGGGAGTGGCTGAAGGCCCAGGCCGCGCAGCAGCGCACGCTGCTGCTGAGCGGCGATGTGCATCACAACGATGTTGACGCCTTCCACACCGGTGGCCTGCCGCTGCACGAGGTCACCTCCTCGGGCGCGGCGGTGCGCGATGCGGTAGTGGTGGGCAAGAAGGAGCAGAACCACGGCATGCTCGAGATCAGCGCCGACACCGTGGAAATCCGCCTCTTCCACAAGAACGTCGAACAGTCCGAGCTGCGGCGCGAGCTCTCGCGCCAGAGCTGGCTGCCGGTGGCCTGA
- a CDS encoding indolepyruvate ferredoxin oxidoreductase family protein: MNAPLPDHVLRALEKVTLDDKYALDNGRAFMSGVQALVRLPMLQRTRDAIAGLNTAGFVSGYRGSPLGGYDQALMAAKKHLAKQNIVFQPGVNEELGATAVWGTQQLDLFKEKAKFDGVFGIWYGKGPGVDRCIDVFKHANMAGTSKHGGVIAIAGDDHIAKSSTAAHQSDHVFKAAGFPVFFPSSVQDILDMGLHAFAMSRFSGLWSGMKTIQEIVESGASVSVDPDRVNIITPDDFPMPPGGLHIRWPDPPLDQEARMLDHKWYAALAYVRANKLNYNVIATPKDRLGLIASGKAWNDTRQALHDLGLDDDTCRRLGIRLHKVNVVWPLEANITRDFATGLQEILVIEEKRQVIEYQIKEQLYNWRSDVRPHVLGKFDDDAEGGMGGEWGLPNPSKNWLLRPQADLTPAIIARAIAKRLKKLGVDADVAARLDARVALIDGKENALKQEEKAAGGADRTPWFCSGCPHNTSTRVPEGSRAVGGIGCHYMVTWMPGRNTATFTQMGGEGVPWVGQAAFTNEKHIFSNLGDGTYFHSGILAIRQSIAAGVNITYKVLYNDAVAMTGGQQVGERAEGHTVLQIMNSLVSEGVAKLVIVTDEPDKYMGVALASGVTVHHRDELDAIQRQFREIPGTTAIIYDQTCATEKRRRRKRGKLADPAKRTVINELVCEGCGDCSIQSNCLSIEPLETDFGRKRQINQNTCNKDFSCVKGFCPSFVTIEGGELKKPKKDKRISPFDAKLGALPEPSIPNAQEAWGIVVAGVGGTGVITIGQLLGMAAHLEGKGVITQDAAGLAQKGGATWSHIQIANRAEDIHCTKVGTAEAQLVIACDSIVAANKATLAVMREGRTFVALNTHGSPTAALVNNADWSFPGASCEAAVAKAVGADHFRAFDAEDVAVKLLGDSLYTNPLMLGYAWQQGRIPLSHAALMRAIELNGVQIDNNKAAFEWGRRCAHDLAGVQSLFAAQQVIQIVKRPGVDELVAKRVDFLTGYQSAAYAAQYKAFVEKVRAAEGSLNSTALTEAVAKYLFKLMAYKDEYEVARLHTDKSFVEKVASQFEGNYKLVHHLAPPLLAKKNDKGELVKQQMGAWVRPAFGLLAKLKGLRGTALDIFGYTAERKMERALIGEYRASIEAILAKGLSADRLKLATEIARIPEEIRGYGHVKERHVHAAKAKWESLMQQWKQLA; the protein is encoded by the coding sequence ATGAATGCTCCCCTGCCCGATCACGTCCTGCGCGCGCTCGAAAAGGTCACGCTGGACGACAAATACGCGCTGGACAACGGCCGCGCCTTCATGAGCGGGGTGCAAGCCCTGGTGCGCCTGCCCATGCTGCAGCGCACGCGCGATGCCATCGCCGGGCTGAACACCGCCGGTTTCGTGTCGGGCTACCGCGGTTCGCCGCTGGGCGGCTACGACCAGGCGCTGATGGCGGCCAAGAAGCATCTGGCCAAGCAGAACATCGTCTTCCAGCCCGGCGTCAACGAAGAACTCGGCGCCACCGCCGTCTGGGGCACGCAGCAGCTGGACCTGTTCAAGGAAAAAGCCAAGTTCGACGGCGTGTTCGGCATCTGGTACGGCAAGGGCCCGGGCGTGGACCGCTGCATCGATGTGTTCAAGCACGCAAACATGGCCGGCACCTCCAAGCATGGCGGCGTGATCGCCATCGCCGGCGATGACCACATCGCCAAGAGCTCCACCGCCGCCCACCAGAGCGACCACGTCTTCAAGGCCGCCGGCTTCCCGGTCTTCTTCCCCAGCAGCGTGCAAGACATCCTGGACATGGGCTTGCACGCCTTTGCCATGAGCCGCTTCTCGGGCCTGTGGTCGGGCATGAAGACGATTCAGGAAATCGTCGAGTCGGGCGCCAGCGTCAGCGTCGATCCGGACCGCGTCAACATCATCACGCCGGACGACTTCCCCATGCCCCCGGGCGGCCTGCACATCCGCTGGCCCGACCCGCCGCTGGACCAGGAAGCGCGCATGCTCGACCACAAGTGGTACGCAGCCCTGGCCTATGTGCGCGCCAACAAGCTCAACTACAACGTCATCGCCACGCCGAAGGACCGCCTGGGCCTGATCGCCTCGGGCAAGGCCTGGAACGACACCCGCCAGGCCCTGCACGACCTCGGCCTGGACGACGACACCTGCCGCCGCCTCGGCATCCGCCTGCACAAGGTCAATGTGGTCTGGCCGCTGGAGGCCAATATCACGCGCGATTTCGCGACCGGCCTGCAGGAGATCCTGGTCATCGAGGAAAAGCGCCAGGTCATCGAATACCAGATCAAGGAGCAGCTCTACAACTGGCGCTCCGACGTGCGCCCGCATGTGCTGGGCAAGTTCGACGACGACGCCGAAGGCGGCATGGGTGGCGAGTGGGGCCTGCCCAACCCCAGCAAGAACTGGCTGCTGCGCCCGCAGGCCGACCTGACCCCGGCCATCATCGCCCGCGCGATCGCCAAGCGCCTGAAGAAGCTGGGCGTGGATGCCGATGTGGCCGCCCGCCTGGACGCCCGCGTGGCCCTGATCGACGGCAAGGAAAACGCCCTCAAGCAGGAAGAGAAAGCCGCCGGTGGCGCCGACCGCACCCCCTGGTTCTGCTCGGGCTGCCCGCACAACACCAGCACCCGCGTGCCCGAGGGCTCGCGCGCCGTGGGCGGCATCGGCTGCCACTACATGGTCACCTGGATGCCGGGCCGCAACACCGCCACCTTCACCCAGATGGGCGGCGAGGGCGTGCCCTGGGTCGGCCAGGCCGCCTTCACCAACGAGAAGCACATCTTCTCCAACCTCGGTGACGGCACCTACTTCCACAGCGGCATCCTGGCGATCCGCCAAAGCATCGCCGCCGGTGTGAACATCACCTACAAGGTGCTCTACAACGACGCCGTCGCCATGACCGGCGGCCAGCAGGTGGGCGAGCGCGCCGAGGGCCACACGGTGCTGCAGATCATGAACAGCCTGGTCTCGGAAGGCGTGGCCAAGCTGGTCATCGTCACCGACGAGCCGGACAAGTACATGGGCGTGGCCCTGGCCAGCGGCGTGACCGTGCACCACCGCGACGAGCTTGACGCCATCCAGCGCCAGTTCCGCGAGATCCCCGGCACCACGGCCATCATCTACGACCAGACCTGCGCCACCGAGAAGCGCCGCCGCCGCAAGCGCGGCAAGCTGGCCGATCCGGCCAAGCGCACGGTCATCAACGAGCTGGTCTGCGAAGGCTGCGGCGACTGCAGCATCCAGTCCAACTGCCTCTCCATCGAGCCGCTGGAGACCGATTTCGGCCGCAAGCGCCAGATCAACCAGAACACCTGCAACAAGGACTTCAGCTGCGTCAAGGGCTTCTGCCCCAGCTTCGTCACCATCGAGGGCGGCGAGCTGAAGAAGCCCAAGAAGGACAAGCGCATCTCGCCCTTTGATGCCAAGCTGGGCGCCCTGCCCGAGCCGAGCATTCCCAACGCGCAGGAAGCCTGGGGCATCGTCGTCGCCGGCGTCGGCGGCACCGGTGTCATCACCATCGGCCAGCTGCTGGGCATGGCCGCCCATCTGGAAGGCAAGGGCGTGATCACGCAGGACGCCGCCGGTCTGGCGCAAAAGGGTGGCGCCACCTGGAGCCACATCCAGATCGCCAACCGTGCCGAAGACATCCACTGCACCAAGGTCGGCACGGCCGAGGCGCAGCTGGTGATCGCCTGCGATTCCATCGTCGCCGCCAACAAGGCCACCTTGGCCGTGATGCGCGAGGGCCGCACCTTTGTGGCCTTGAACACCCACGGCTCGCCGACCGCGGCCCTGGTGAACAACGCCGACTGGTCCTTCCCCGGCGCCTCGTGCGAGGCCGCCGTGGCCAAGGCCGTGGGCGCCGATCACTTCCGCGCCTTCGATGCCGAGGACGTGGCCGTCAAGCTGCTGGGCGACTCGCTGTACACCAACCCGCTGATGCTGGGCTATGCCTGGCAGCAGGGTCGCATCCCGCTGTCCCACGCCGCGCTGATGCGCGCCATCGAGTTGAACGGCGTGCAGATCGACAACAACAAGGCCGCCTTCGAATGGGGCCGCCGCTGCGCCCATGATCTGGCCGGCGTGCAATCGCTGTTCGCCGCTCAGCAGGTGATCCAGATCGTCAAGCGCCCGGGCGTGGACGAGCTGGTGGCCAAGCGCGTGGACTTCCTGACCGGCTACCAGAGCGCGGCCTATGCCGCGCAGTACAAGGCCTTTGTCGAGAAGGTGCGCGCGGCCGAGGGCAGCCTGAACAGCACGGCGCTCACCGAGGCCGTGGCCAAGTACCTGTTCAAGCTCATGGCCTACAAGGACGAGTACGAAGTCGCCCGCCTGCACACCGACAAGAGCTTTGTCGAAAAAGTGGCCAGCCAGTTCGAAGGCAATTACAAGTTGGTGCACCACCTGGCCCCGCCGCTGCTGGCCAAGAAGAACGACAAGGGCGAGCTGGTCAAGCAGCAGATGGGCGCCTGGGTCCGCCCGGCCTTCGGCCTGCTGGCCAAGCTCAAGGGCTTGCGCGGCACGGCGCTGGACATCTTCGGCTACACGGCTGAGCGCAAGATGGAACGCGCCCTGATCGGCGAATACCGCGCCAGCATCGAAGCCATCCTGGCCAAGGGCCTGAGCGCCGATCGCCTCAAGCTGGCCACCGAGATCGCCCGCATCCCCGAAGAAATTCGCGGTTATGGCCATGTCAAGGAGCGCCATGTCCACGCGGCCAAGGCCAAGTGGGAATCGCTGATGCAGCAGTGGAAGCAGCTGGCCTGA
- a CDS encoding Lrp/AsnC family transcriptional regulator — translation MASRKPGPSKNPQSFAGAADPATDAGADAAAAADLLPQGDTLDRYHIAILAELQRDARLSNAELSARIGLSTAPTWRRVRWLEEQGFITGYRAEIDRRKIGLGVLAFVRVDADRNTGTSTKPLEDALRQLPEVISCHYISGAGTFELQVLATDLDAFSRFTIDTLLHLPNVKDVHTSFSLGEVKAGGGVPLRHLRGG, via the coding sequence ATGGCATCGAGAAAGCCCGGACCTAGTAAAAACCCGCAGTCTTTTGCCGGCGCCGCGGACCCGGCCACGGACGCGGGCGCCGATGCCGCTGCCGCCGCGGATCTGCTGCCCCAGGGCGACACCCTCGACCGCTATCACATCGCCATCCTGGCCGAGCTGCAGCGCGACGCGCGGCTCTCCAATGCCGAGCTCTCGGCCCGCATCGGCCTGTCCACCGCGCCCACCTGGCGGCGCGTGCGCTGGCTGGAGGAGCAGGGCTTCATCACCGGCTACCGCGCCGAGATCGACCGCCGCAAGATCGGCCTGGGCGTGCTCGCCTTTGTGCGCGTGGACGCCGACCGCAACACCGGCACCTCGACCAAGCCGCTGGAGGACGCGCTGCGCCAGCTGCCCGAGGTGATCTCCTGCCACTACATCTCGGGCGCCGGCACCTTCGAGTTGCAGGTGCTGGCCACCGACCTCGACGCCTTCAGCCGCTTCACCATCGACACGCTGCTGCATCTGCCCAATGTCAAGGACGTGCACACCAGCTTCTCGCTGGGTGAGGTGAAGGCCGGGGGCGGCGTGCCGCTGCGACATTTGCGCGGCGGCTGA
- a CDS encoding PEP-CTERM sorting domain-containing protein, translated as MNTKPHNMFRLAALAAACLLSTAGAAQAETYQFSGDISSSPTFQRLIGSGPNLSTVANAVHFNAFEFSVSQAGSYSFESLVPGDTSPTGGVWDNYLFLYQTAFNPADARVNILKGSSGLGFGAAKLSLDLSAGSRYVLVTSGYLNKDMGSFVNTINGAGQVSPVPEPASAALLLAGLLALGVMVSQGRRRA; from the coding sequence ATGAATACCAAGCCCCACAATATGTTCCGACTTGCGGCCCTGGCCGCCGCCTGCCTGCTCAGTACCGCTGGCGCCGCCCAGGCTGAGACCTACCAGTTCAGCGGCGACATCAGCAGCAGCCCGACCTTCCAGCGCCTGATCGGCAGCGGTCCCAATCTGTCCACCGTGGCCAATGCGGTGCATTTCAATGCCTTCGAGTTCAGCGTCAGCCAAGCCGGCAGCTACAGTTTTGAAAGCTTGGTGCCCGGTGACACCAGCCCGACAGGTGGTGTGTGGGACAACTACCTATTCCTCTACCAAACCGCCTTCAATCCGGCCGATGCGCGGGTCAACATCCTCAAGGGCTCCAGCGGCCTTGGCTTTGGTGCCGCCAAGCTGAGCCTCGACCTGAGCGCCGGCAGCCGTTATGTGCTGGTGACCAGTGGCTATCTGAACAAGGACATGGGCAGCTTCGTCAACACGATCAATGGCGCTGGCCAGGTGTCGCCGGTGCCGGAGCCCGCCAGCGCTGCTCTGCTCTTGGCGGGTTTGCTGGCCCTTGGTGTGATGGTCAGCCAGGGGCGTCGCCGGGCCTGA
- a CDS encoding EamA family transporter: MPFAHFLLALAVVAIWGSNFVVIRLGLDALPPLLFATLRFSLAVLPAVFFIQRPDLPWRNLASYGLLIGVGQFGLLFLAMRGPQPAISPGLASLVIQTQVFFTLMLSMRLTREPVKGYQWLALGLAASGIALIASHTDGSATPLGLAMVLAAAFSWACANMVGKQAGRVNMLAYMVWTSVFAVPPLLLLSLLVEGPQAMAAGLHKADLGTWAAVLWQALGNTLFGYAAWGWLLARHAPATVVPLALLVPVFGMSTAALVLGEGLPAWKLIAAGLVLAGLALNLLWPLRQWKNAQTQTELTK; this comes from the coding sequence CTGCCCTTCGCGCACTTTTTGTTGGCCTTGGCCGTGGTGGCCATCTGGGGCAGCAATTTCGTCGTCATCCGGCTGGGACTTGACGCCCTGCCGCCCTTGCTCTTTGCCACCCTGCGCTTCAGCCTGGCCGTGCTGCCGGCGGTGTTCTTCATTCAACGGCCCGATCTGCCTTGGCGCAATCTCGCCAGCTATGGGCTCTTGATCGGCGTTGGCCAGTTCGGCCTGCTGTTTCTGGCCATGCGTGGGCCGCAGCCGGCCATCTCGCCCGGCCTGGCTTCGCTGGTGATCCAGACCCAGGTCTTCTTCACCCTGATGCTGTCCATGCGCCTGACCCGCGAGCCGGTCAAGGGCTACCAATGGCTGGCCCTGGGCCTGGCCGCCTCCGGCATCGCCCTGATCGCCAGCCACACCGACGGCAGCGCCACGCCGCTGGGCCTGGCCATGGTGCTGGCCGCGGCCTTCAGCTGGGCCTGCGCCAACATGGTGGGCAAGCAGGCCGGGCGCGTGAACATGCTGGCCTATATGGTCTGGACCAGCGTCTTCGCCGTGCCGCCGCTCCTGCTGCTGTCCCTGCTGGTCGAGGGGCCGCAGGCCATGGCCGCGGGCTTGCACAAGGCGGATCTCGGCACCTGGGCCGCGGTGCTCTGGCAGGCCCTGGGCAACACCTTGTTCGGCTACGCCGCCTGGGGCTGGCTGCTGGCCCGCCATGCGCCGGCCACCGTCGTGCCCTTGGCCTTGCTGGTGCCCGTCTTCGGCATGAGCACCGCGGCCCTGGTGCTGGGCGAAGGCCTGCCGGCCTGGAAGCTGATCGCCGCCGGCCTGGTACTGGCCGGCCTGGCGCTGAATCTGTTGTGGCCGCTGCGCCAATGGAAGAATGCGCAGACGCAGACAGAGCTGACAAAATAG